The Oncorhynchus kisutch isolate 150728-3 linkage group LG10, Okis_V2, whole genome shotgun sequence region CTCGGCCAGGGCATAGAACGTGTATGCCGCCGCGATCTGGGGCGCCGAGCTCGCCCCGTGACCTACCAGATCTGGCACGATGACCTCATAGCCCAGACGGAAGAAGAAGTCCAGCTGACTGCCCCAGATGTCCAGCGAGCCACCCACACCGTGCACAAAGAACAGTGCCACGTCCGCGTGTGTCCCCTTACACGATGTGATCTTCCTCTCGCTGTCGATCACCACTGTGCGCTTGGGCTTCCGCCGTCGCTTCCGGGGCTGCTGGGTCAGATCTGGAGCTGTTGCTGCTCCCCCTGCCCCAATTCCCCCTGTCccaaccactgaccctgtcttgTCCACTTTGGTGTCAGAATTGGGAGTTGGATTGGAAGGTGGGTCTGCGAGCTCTACCTCTACTGTACAGTTGGGTTCTGCTTCTCCGTTCGGAGCATGTAACCGCTCCTGTCTCACCGCATCCCCCAGGTTTTCTATCAGTAGCTGTCCGTTACGATACACTGTGATCTTCCTCTTGCAACGGACGCTTCCCCCTGGCCCGCTGggctcttcctccacctcccgtTCCGGAATGACATGTCGGACCCTCAGGACGCGACCTGGTTTGACCTCCACAAACTCGTAGCCGTCAGCGGGTTCTGAGGTTTCTATGGGAACCACAACGTTGGCCGACTTCCCCGTCAGGCAGCAGAGGAGGCCGTCCATTAAGGTGGTCAGCATGGCTGCCCCTGGATGTTCACACACATAGACATAAACATGAGTCAATTGCATATGAATAATGAAGGCAATAACAGTGTCTGACGATACATACCCGGCTGTTTCACTATACATATACAAATATAAGGAAACGCGCACCCGCTAACAgcatccacacacaaacacatgctgcCAGGATAATCCCTATTCTAAAGCCGTTAGGGGTAAGGTTAGACTATGTGAACAGAGTCCACTCTTAGAATCCCAGCACAACAGAATAATGAGCGCATAATATATCAGGAATGGCAGAGGAACTCCTTTGACACGTTGGTGACTCGTTGAAACCCCCGAAATGTGACcattttcctttttccttcagaCGTGGCTGATAAATAGGCTCTTCTATCAAGCCTCTTCCCCTAGTGAGGCCTTAGAAGTATTAATAGAAAGGGGGGGCCGTAATAGCCCATGGCTGAGATAAAGCCGGCTACAGTGTGCCCCCTGTGTCTTCCAGAATTATTACACTTCATAGGACCCAAGGCCTGGGGTGAATATTGTTGAGGCTACAAAGCAAGaacatgtgtgtttgttttgatAAGCAAAGTAAATGACAAACTTTGGATTTCATTGCTGATGCTGTTTTCCAActactgtttattttattttatttagaataCTTAAACAATGGTTCTGTGATTTTCGGGCTGTTCCAATCTGATTATGGAAATGGGGTATTGGAGTGGGACTGCTCTGAATGAAGCGAAGATGACATGCGTTCACAGATGTTGCCCACACAAAACATAAATCGGGCTCAGGACAGCCCTTGTAAAGGGATTGGGGTGTGGCTCTTCTTTAAGATCCCATTTAATTCAAATAAACTATTCTGAGTGGGCAGCATCTTGGCTTTTAACAGACTTGTTACACTGTTTTCACATATTGACAAACAGCTGACAAAATGTTCCTGACAAAAGAACAAAACAAAATCAGACAAAACCAGATTGTTACAACTACTGATATGTATTTCACACTATGTCCTCTCACTGTGTTCCTAATGTATTATTTCCTGAGCAGCAACTCTTAAGATAAGTGTTATTTATCAGACTGGCAATAGCAGAGAGAGTCAAGCTGGGTCTGTCTCCTGTGCTATTAGTCTTCCTGCTGCTCTCCTCACCTTTCTTTCCTGGGAAAAAAGAGGGATGTAcacccctttctttctctccctccagacaCACTGCAATCCGCAATATGTTTGTCTATCTATCCtttctaaaaaatatattttaaaaatatgtGGTTCTCCATAAACAATTCTTTCAACTTTTGTGTttgcaatagaatagaataggccGGATATGTCTTTTCTTTTGTGGTTTGATGTTGGAACCAGACGTTCTCTTTGTACAACTGCAGACTTTTCAACCTCAGCCCCCACTGCTCACTGTGGTTGGATGAGGATTATAGTAACAATGTAGCATATAACTCTGCTCCTCTTGTTTCCTCTCcttttccccccctctcttttgcTTACTTGCACTTCCTCAGCCCACACGGTGTTCTGTGgtgctgtgtgttgtgtgatAAGCTGTAGGCCTCGATGTCTGACACATCAGGTTTGAACTATTGAAAAAACGTGTCCCTCGACTACTGTGGCGTGGCCCTCCATTTTCTCTCAGTGTTGATTCTGACAGGGGCATGGCCAGCATGACCCTGTCCTGTGTTTTAAAGGTAAACCTCTTATAGGCTACCTAACTTACCATACACTTTACTGTTAATAAGTAGTCCATTTCAGGTGTCATTTTAGGTAGAAAACTGACACACATTGCATCCCCCTCCATAAATGACTGCCTTTAAACCACACCTACCCCTCCTTTTCATAGCAGTCTCCCTCAGTGCTGATATATATTATTCAATAACCAGGAGTATAGATGCTATAGGTTTAAATTATTCATAATTCCAGTGATTCCTAAAAACAGACTCAGTGTCTCGTCACAACACACTGTATGACAAATTACTGAGTGGGACCTCTCCCATAAACGCCACAAACTGCAACCGTGGGCTTATTTGTGGTGTGGCACACAACGGTTTTACATCTCTCATATGTGGTCTTATCTGAAATAATAATAAAGGATTCGAAGGTACTGCCACCCACTTTCTTGGCCAATAACGCTGTTATGATGTTATCGGCATAACACGGCACTGGCTACAAATAGCAGAAGTCCCACACACATTCTTCGCGTGCACACTCATTAAAATCCCCCCGCTGTCTACCCACTGAGGAACAAGtgtgtaactttttggcaactaCAAACAATTTCAGCAATTGGGTCAAAATCTCTGGTCCATATGCAAATTTTGTCAATCCTTCAAAATTGGCCAGTAATATCTGCAAGGCTAGCAGTAGCAACACACAGACTTCCTGCCAATGGCGTAGCTAAAACAGTGTTACATAAGCCCAGATCAAAGGGTAGTCAACTCTGCGTAGGGATTGGCGCTTAGAAAAGAGCAGATAGCATCAGATGGATTAAAACACATTATGGCCTGTGCTGACGGTCTCGGGCCTGCTAAGGGTCAACAAACACTAACAAtaatccttcttcttcttctaggTGTGACTACGGGCGTGCTTCTGTTCTGCACGATGCAAAGTGGCATCCTTAATATATCAAAGGTCACAATATTGTGTGattgtatgtagttctgtccttcagCGGTCATTGCCTGTTCATGTTATGTCATattttatgttttgtgtggaccccataCTAAACAATGGCTCCAACTTCTGTGGATGAGTGTCAGGACAATTGATTTGTTGGCTCATGGTGAGAGTCATAACCATGAGATGTGCATAGGCTACATGGGATCAATAAATACTTTTAAAATGGTGTTGAAATCTGATGCTAAGCGGACTCTAAATTCATGTATACATACATGTTGTGTATTCTGTACTAAATCAGAGGCGAGACCAGCCATGAGAAAAGTTTGATGAGTTGATCAAAATCAGAGCCTATTTGGTACTAAAAACACAATAATTTCTAAATGCTGCTGAGAATGTGTTCAATATCCTCCAATGGACTGGTGTCAGCTGGAGGATCCACTCAATATCAGCTACTTTACAAGGCAACACATCACATGACCTATCACTGGGTGACATCTTCAAATCAACACAGGATAGGTGCTTTGTCTTGAATACAAATAATCAAAACAATTGGTCACAAAACCAATCAAATAGGATATTGGTGTGACATTAAATACAAAAGACATCCTTAATAATGTATCTATttatatagttattaggcctttTGAAATTACATGAAATATATATCATCCAAGCTTATTTTGAAACCCTCAACCAGTACAATATAATCTCAGGAATATCTTGCAATAAGTGAGCTGTCCAAAGGACAAATCATATCTGGGCTCTCATGAATCACATGTCAATAATTAGGTCATATCGCAACTGAAATGAATCTAATATCATTTATTGTTAGCTATCTAATAAATGAGGTAGTTGATTTGCTACTGTTCCGTTTACTATAGGTCCCCTTCCATATAATGGAAAACAACGAAGCGTGCGCACTGCCTTTTACTTCTGAATGGATCACTGACGGAACATCTGATGCAGCAAACATACAGCAAACGCCAGAATGTTTTTCACCTTTTGTTCATCAATTTTCAAGATGCATTAGATCAGCCATACCACTTTACACACAAGTAATACCACATCCCCATTGTGGTATTTGATTTACATTGAGAATTTGTTATGCAATTGGTTTAGTGTATCTCCCTACTTTCCCGGTGCGTTCTCTTTTTGCCTTCTGTTGACACGAAATACAATTATAATCATACATCAGGCTTCATTCATATACATTCTCAACAACGAAGAATCATACCTTATTATTGTCGAAGTCCACAGGGGTAAAATTGTTAGATCATAAGCGTCTTCCTCGGTATACTGCGTCTTGGAAGCAGGCGCGCTATAATCTGTTGCAGCCAATCCAATAATCTAATCTAATTGGAGTCAGCAGCACTGTTCTCAACCTCAACATTCTTACCCGTTAGTTTACCTGACAAGCTACTAAAAATGAAAACCAAGGTGCATTATCAATTCCATTGCATATTGGACGTGCCCGTGGGCGCATAGTGGATGCGCACGCCCGGTGTCTATCTACATGTGCAGGTTTTTAATCCATTGTAAAGCGCACGGTTCACTCTTTTTCCAACTGTTCCCTGGTCCTGTGACTGCCTCTCTggaacctggtctcagagcaaaacgTATTATATTTGACTAAAATCCGGGTCAATCCGTTTAGTATGAAATGTTACTTTACTttaggttacattacattggCCCTACCAATGTAATAACGGTCGTAAAATATAATATGAATTGTAGGATGTATAGTATCCTATATCTTGATCACATTTGACCTGTTTAGTATGATACATTACATTTGACTACTTTAGTGTGATATGCTAAGTTTGACTGCTTTAGTATGATATGCtatgttaggttagggttaaggttaggtattaggTTAAAGGATTCaatttaagggttaaggttagggaaagggttagctaacatgctaagtagttgcattGTAGCGAAACAGTAGTAAGTAGGCAAAAAGtccatatggcaagaacagctcaaataagcaaagagaaacgacagtccatcattactttaagacatgaaggtcagtcaatctggaaaatttcaagtgcAGTGGCATAAACCATCAAATGCTCTGATGgaacaggctctcatgaggactgccacaggaaaggaagagccagagttacctctgctgcagaggacaagttcattagagttaccagtttcagaaatggcagcccaaataaatgctccacagagttcaagtaacagtcacatttcaacatcaactgttcagagtagactgcgagaatcaggccttcatagtagaattgctgcaaagaaaccactactaaaggacaccaataataagaagacttgcttgggccaagaaacacaagcaatggacattagaccggtggaaatctgtcctgtggtctgatgagtccaaatttgaggtctttggttccaaccgccatgtccttgtgagacgcagagtaggtgaacggatgatctctgcatgtgtggttcccaccatgcagcatagaggaggtgtgatggtgggtgcttttctggtgacactgtctgggatttatttagaattcaaggcacacttaaccagcatggctaccacagcattctgcagcaatacaccatcccatctggtttgcgcttagtgggactatcatttttttttcaacagcacaatggcccaacacacctccaggctgtgtaagggctatttgaccaagaaggagagtgatggagtgctgcatcagatgacctggcctccacaatcacccgacctcaacccaattgagatggatgGGGATGAGTtagatcgcagagtgaaggaaaagcagccaacaagtgctcagcatatgtgggaactcattcaagatagttggaaaagcatttaaggtgaagctagttgagagaatgccaagagtgtgcaaagctgtcatcaaggcaaagggtggctactctgaagaatctcaaatataaaatatattttgatttgtttaaaacttttttggttactacattattccatttttgctatttcatagtgttgatgtcttcactattattctacaatgtataaaatagtaaaaataaagaaaaacccttgaatgagtaggtgtgtctaaacattttactggtactgtacgtgTGTCAAGGTAAATTCTGATACAAATTTCCTCTGACACAACATCAATGTACATCCAATTCAATGGAAGGGAACATTTAGCACACATACACGCAAGTGAGATTAACTTATTTTGTTTTATCTCTCCTTGGACATTTCCAAGGTGATTCAATAAAACATTTCACTTGGTCCAAAAGGGACTGATATTCCGGTAATGGCTGAAACTGTTTTCAATACCATGGATCAATATCAGTTTAGGCCATTTCCAGATCTATGTATAAATTGtccatttgcccccccccccccccattacagtGCCAACATTTGTCAGACACAGAAGCTTGCATGAGTTAAAATTTCTTAGGGGTCATACATTTTAAATGGATTAATAATATATTCATAACAGAATTGGATAGTTTTTACAGATATTTTCCCATGTTTCAGGAGAAAGGCGGACACCCAAATCAATCTCCCAGGACAGTTCTACACCGTGGTAAACAGAAGATCTGGAATTATTAATGATTTTATAAAGTTGACTAGCTATGTGTCTTTTGGACTTAAAAATGTAAAtaagtttgttttcaaattcagtAGACTTTGGAGGGTAGATCTTGAGTAGGAATTTTTTATTGggtaaattgaatacatttctaaACAATCTCATATTGTTGTCAAAGAGGGGCTTGGGGTGATTATATTCCAACAAAGCCCATAGTTTTATGTAAATTGAAAAGCAATCTTATGATAGGATTCTTTATCCCTTACCAGTATTTCAGATTGTCTCTTCAAGGCTGAGTGGTACAAAGAACATTTGTTCATGTCTAAGACTTCTTGTTCTATGATCTCCCAAGGAGTGGGAGTGAAATCGTTGTAAAAAGCCCATTTAAGAGGGTAACTTGTATTAAATGCCAAATAGTATTTCTGAATATCAGGAAGGCCCAGGCCACCTCTATTTCTGTCCATTGATCATTTTGAGCAGCTGACTCAAGGGGGTTTCTCTCTACAGAAGAACTTCCTGAATAAAGTATTGAACCTCCAGCTAACTTGTCTAAATATTCGGAAATAACTTTTACTTTTTTTTTAGAAAGATAAGCTTGAACTGTGCTTGGTGTAGGCTAATTGACTGAACAACAAAATACACATATCTAAGTTTAGCTTTCTTAATTATCCAGGAAATCTATTGTTATTTCTGAATTGTTTAttgaagttagctggctaactagtATACCCCTCTGCTCTGTGAATTAATTAACCCAGCTGTCTCCATGGAGATGGTTTCCAATGTATCATATGTAGGCTGCCGTGTTCACCTCCTAGCAGACACACTACTGATACAGGGGGAATGTAATCTATTCATGGATAAACAGTTTCTGAAAAGTACCATTTCAGTAAAAGCTAAGTTGTTTCCATTTACACTGGAAAACAGTTGCAACTGTAACTGATAAAGCCAATGAATCCCATTGGTTTCCAAACAAGTCTAACAGGAAAATGCAAACTCCCAAAatcttcctctctccctatcctcctcTAGCTGACAACCACTGCTGATGTGGTTTCTATTAGTTTTGTTGCTAAGGAACAGTTACCAAGGGTCCAGGTGCCAGAGAGGTGAGACAAGGCAGACTTCCATACATCAGTGGTGATGGCCTATATTCACAGCTGTGTTTCACATAGGCTTACCACAAAAATAATCATACAGAGCAGCAACATAGGTCTCAAATAAAGTTTAGAAATTCGCTGAAATTATCTTGAAGATATTCTGTGATTGGCCTATATCAATTTAGTCATACAGCATCAATGCACTAGCGAGAAAGAACTGGTAGGGGAAAGCAAATTCCACAAAGTCTGCATTTGTGTTATACATCAATGAGAGGAGACTATCGAGATGCATCATTTCCATCCCTACCTGACCATTTGTCAACCTATCCCTGGTTTTGGAGTGGGGCTAAAATATTATAGCCAGGaatggagagccctgctctaatTATAATCCTACCTGACTTCAAAAGGAATATTAAGAAATGTAGGATGGGACCTACAGGACCTTTTGAAACATtcaaattttttttaaactaaattaGGCTTTTGAAATAACTAAGGGCAGGTCTGTTTGTGACAGCCCTTTCACAGACTCATTCACAACCAGACAACCAACCATTCCACTACAGGAGTATTCCCAGCATCCTTCAGGTTGGGATAAGCGTCCAGGGTAACCCTTCATTTTACAGCCTGTTAGTAGGTAAATACATAGTAGCAAAAACAAAATATGTACCAACAATTTAGTCTTAAACATAGTTACTAGGAACCAAGCAAGTAAGTACTACATATTTAGTATAGGTAAGTACCagtgagcctaccagatgagctaaatgccttctatgctcgcttctaggaaagcaacactgaaccatgcatgagagcaccagtggTTCCAGATAACTGTGTGatgatgaggcagcctatagggaggaggtcagagacctggcagtgtggtggcaGGACAACAAACtatccctcaacgtcagcaagacaaaggagctgatcgcggactacaggaaacggaaggATGAGCTTCCGACCCCATCCACATCGCGTTCCTCAAAAAGtcatacagctgcaccattgagagcactgattgcatcaccgcttggtacggcaactgcaaggcacccgacagcaaggtgctacagagggcgGTGAATACGGCCCAGTCCATCACTGTGTTTGAAAGTAACTTTTCTTACACAAGCTGTATGTGAAAGTAAATTCAGAGTGAGGTTGGGATCATgtgctttttttttattttttacaatctaccaataggttcccttcaGGCATTGCAAAACCTcccaggtctttgtggttgaatctgtgttttaaattcactgctcgactgagggaccttacagataattgtatgtgtggggtacaacgATGAGATAGTGTTtatcatgatttttgaatgactattattgcacaaagagtgagtccttgtaacttattatgtgtgacttgttaagcatattttactcctgcatttatttgggcttgccataacaaaggggttaaatacttattgactcaagacatttcagcttttcattaataataataattttaaaaaagctttgacattatgggttattgtgtgtaggccagtgacacaaaatcttaatgtaattcattttaaattcaggctctaGCACAAAAACAATTGGATAAAGTCTAGAggtgtgaaaactttctgaatgcacatACAGTTCCTTGCAAaagtgtttttcctattttgttgcattacaacctgtaatttaaatggatatttatttggattccatgtaatggacatgcataaaatattccaaattggtgaagtgaaatgatttaaaaaaaatatatatataaaaaaacatgcatatgtatgcaccctctttgctatgaagcccctaaataagatctggtgcaaccaattaccttcaggagtcacataattagttagattgcacacatgtatatatatatacacacacatatatatacacatatacagtgccttgcgaaagtattcggcccccttgaactttgcgaccttttgccacatttcaggcttcaaacataaagatataaaactgtatttttttgtgaagaatcaacaacaagtgggacagaatcatgaagtggaacgacatttattggatatttcaaacttttttaaccaatcaaaaactgaaaaaatggggcgtgcaaaattattcagaccgtttactttcagtgcagcaaactctctccagaagttcagtgaggatctctgttgacctaaatgactaatgatgataaatacaatccacctgtgtgtaatcaagtctccatataaaagcacctgcactgtgatagtctcagaggtccgttaaaagcgcagagagcatcatgaagaacaaggaacacaccaggcaggtccgagatactgttgtgaagaagtttaaagccggatttggatacaaaaagatttcccaagctttaaacatcccaaggagcactgtgcaagcgataatattgaaatggaaggagtatcagaccactgcaaatctaccaagacctggccgtccctctaaactttcagctcatacaaggagaagactgatcagagatgcagccaagaggcccatgatcactctggatgaactgcagagatctacagctgaggtgggagactctgtccataggacaacaatcagtcgtatattgcacaaatctggcctttatggaagagtggcaagaagaaagccatttcttaaagatatccataaaaagtattgtttaaagtttgccacaagccacctgggagacacaccaaacatgtggaagaaggtgctctggtcagatgaaaccaaaattgaactttttggcaacaatgcaaaacgttatgtttggcgtaaaagcaacacagctcatcaccctgaacacaccatctccactgtcaaacatggtggtggcagcatcatggtttgggcctgcttttcttcagcagggacagggaagatggttaaaattgatgggaagatggatggagccaaatacaggaccgttctggaagaaaacctgatggagtctgcaaaagacctgagactgggacggagatttgtcttccaacaagacaatgatccaaaacataaagcaaaatctacaatggaatggttcaaaaataaacatatccatggccaagtcaaagtccagacctgaaaccaatcgagaatctgtggaaagaactgaaaactgctgttcacaaatgctctccatccaacctcactgagctcgagctgttttgcaaggaggaatgggaaaaaatgtcagtctctcgatgtgctgatagagacataccccaagcgacttacagctgtaatcgcagcaaaaggtggcgctacaaagtattaacttaagggggctgaatatttttttatatatatatatatatatatatatatatatatatatatatatatatatatatatatatatatatatatatatatatatatacatatacatacacctgttctgaaaggccccagagtctgcaacaccactaagcaagcggcgccaccaagcaagtggcaccacgaagaccaaggagctctccaaacaggtcagggtcaaagttgtggagaagtaaagatcagggttgagttaaaaaaatatatcagcaacattaaatccattattaataaatggaaagaatatggcaccacaacaaacctgccaggaGAGGGTCGCCCACGAAAACTTACGGACcgggcaaggagggcattaatcagagaggcaacaaagagaccaaaaataaccttgaaggagctgcaaagctccacagcggagattggagtatctgtccataggaccactttacgccccacactccacagagctgggctttacagaagagtggccagaaaaaaagccattgcttatagaaaaaaataagcaaacatgtttggtattcgccaaaaggcatgtgggagagtcCCCaagcatatggaagaaggtactctggtcagatgagactaaaatttagcttaTTGGAAAATGCTATATCTGGCACacacccaacacctctcatcaccccgagaacagcatccccacagtgaagcatggtggtggcagcatcatgtgttggggatgtttttcagggctGGCCCTAAATAcatggaaattcttgagggaaacctgtttcagtcttccagagaattgagactgggacagaggttcaccttccagcaggacaatgaccctaagcatactgctaaagcaacacttgagtagttaaaggggaaacatttaagtcttggaatggcctagtcaaatcccagacctcaatccaattgagaatctgtggtatgacttaaaggtggctgtacaccagcggaacccatccaacttgaaggagctggagcagttttgccttgcagaatgggaaaaaaatgccagtgcctagatgtgccaagcttatagagacataccccaagagacttgcagctgtaattgctgcaaaatttGGCTCTACAAAGAATTGACAttagggggggggtgaatagttatgcacgctcaagttctgttttatgtcttatttcttgtttcacaataataatacaaatattttgCACCCTCAAAGcgataggcatgttgtgtaaatcaaatgatacaaacccccccaaaaaatcaatttcaattccaggttgtaaggcaacaaaataggaaaaatgccaaggggggtgaatactttcgcaagtcactgtataggtagggttaaagtgactaggcaacaggattgaTAATATACAGGAGCAGCAGCATGTAGCCATATGATTCGCTATTTAGCAGTTTTGTTgctcagtcttatggcttgggggtagaagctgttcagggtcctgttggttccagacttggtgcactggtactgCTTGGGTGGCtgcagtctttgacaatgttttggTCCTACCTccgacactgcctggtatagaggtcttggatggcagggagctcagtcGTATTCACCACCCTCtttagcgccttacggtcgggtgtcttgcagttgccgtaccaagtaacaatgcagccagtcaagatgctctcaatggtgcagctgtagaatgttttgaGGATATTTTGGTGACGAGT contains the following coding sequences:
- the LOC109898169 gene encoding protein ABHD8 → MLTTLMDGLLCCLTGKSANVVVPIETSEPADGYEFVEVKPGRVLRVRHVIPEREVEEEPSGPGGSVRCKRKITVYRNGQLLIENLGDAVRQERLHAPNGEAEPNCTVEVELADPPSNPTPNSDTKVDKTGSVVGTGGIGAGGAATAPDLTQQPRKRRRKPKRTVVIDSERKITSCKGTHADVALFFVHGVGGSLDIWGSQLDFFFRLGYEVIVPDLVGHGASSAPQIAAAYTFYALAEDMRAIFKRYARKRNILIGHSYGVSFCTFLAHEYPDQVHKVVMINGGGPTALEPSLCSIFNLPTCVLHCLSPCLSWSFLKAGFAHQGAKEKQLLKDNNAFNVSSFVLRAMMSGQYWPEGDEVYHAEITVPILLVHGMYDKFVPVEEDQRMAEILLLAFLKIINEGSHMVMMECPESVNTLLHEFFLWEPDSAPKSKPRSETANAPTASNGGATSESQVKNK